A genome region from Fervidobacterium changbaicum includes the following:
- a CDS encoding glycoside hydrolase family 57 protein, protein MPRGQMMFVLHAHLPYVHHPEYPFFLEEHWLFEAITETYIPLLRMFKNLEQDKVPVKLTMSITPPLMEMLANPDLQNKYERHLEKLIELSRKEVTRTTNEHPKKHKMAQYYLQLFEDTLYIFKEQYKKNILNGFKEYMARGYLDIITCNATHGYLPFMEQYPQAIRAQLEQAVKTYERHIGVKPRGIWLAECAYFPGLDRYLAEYGIEYFFVDSHAFWYADERPRYGVYRPIITPNNVFAFARDPESSEQVWSAQIGYPGDSRYREFYRDIGFDREYEYIRPYIDPSGVRMNTGIKYHKITSKDTPLDKKDYYDIDEAKATAYEHAKDFLKKKEAQVDYLLNLFEGLEPIIVAPFDAELFGHWWFEGPFFLEYFMREAAKSQKLRVTRACDVVDWVEKVQILTPAASSWGANGYNEVWLNGTNDWIYPHLHEMVERMTEAAKEHANETDPLKIRVLNQMVRELLLAQSSDWAFIMTTGTSVEYAVNRTKTHIKRFLNLYDMLKSGNIDIGELQRLEYVDDIFPDADYKMYLKI, encoded by the coding sequence ATGCCACGTGGACAAATGATGTTCGTGCTACATGCCCATCTACCATACGTACACCATCCAGAGTATCCGTTTTTCTTGGAAGAGCACTGGCTGTTTGAAGCCATCACCGAAACATACATTCCACTCTTAAGGATGTTCAAAAACTTGGAGCAAGACAAAGTACCTGTAAAACTCACGATGTCAATAACTCCGCCGTTGATGGAAATGCTTGCAAATCCAGATCTACAGAATAAGTATGAAAGACATTTGGAAAAATTGATAGAACTTTCACGAAAAGAAGTAACAAGAACTACGAACGAACATCCGAAGAAACATAAAATGGCACAATATTATCTACAACTGTTTGAAGACACACTTTACATATTCAAGGAACAATATAAGAAGAACATTCTTAATGGCTTCAAAGAATACATGGCAAGGGGTTATTTAGACATAATCACCTGTAATGCAACGCACGGTTATTTGCCATTTATGGAGCAATACCCGCAGGCGATTCGTGCGCAGTTAGAACAGGCTGTCAAAACATACGAGAGACACATAGGTGTTAAACCGCGTGGTATATGGTTGGCAGAGTGTGCTTACTTCCCGGGTCTTGACAGGTACTTAGCGGAATACGGTATCGAATATTTCTTTGTTGATTCTCATGCTTTTTGGTACGCTGATGAAAGACCGAGGTATGGAGTCTATAGGCCGATTATTACACCGAATAACGTGTTTGCATTCGCAAGGGATCCAGAAAGTTCCGAGCAAGTGTGGAGTGCGCAGATTGGATATCCGGGCGATTCAAGATACAGGGAATTCTATAGGGACATTGGTTTTGATAGAGAGTACGAGTACATAAGACCATATATCGATCCAAGTGGCGTCAGAATGAATACCGGTATCAAATACCACAAGATAACTTCTAAGGATACTCCTTTGGATAAGAAAGACTATTACGATATCGATGAAGCTAAAGCAACAGCATACGAACATGCGAAAGACTTTTTGAAGAAAAAAGAAGCCCAGGTGGATTATTTGCTCAACCTATTCGAAGGTCTTGAACCCATCATTGTGGCCCCGTTTGATGCTGAACTATTTGGGCATTGGTGGTTTGAAGGTCCGTTCTTCTTAGAGTACTTCATGAGGGAAGCAGCTAAGAGTCAAAAACTTAGAGTAACAAGGGCTTGCGATGTTGTAGATTGGGTTGAAAAGGTGCAGATACTTACCCCGGCTGCTTCGAGTTGGGGAGCCAATGGTTACAATGAAGTGTGGTTGAATGGAACAAACGATTGGATTTATCCGCACCTTCACGAGATGGTAGAAAGAATGACAGAAGCAGCAAAAGAGCATGCAAATGAAACAGATCCGTTGAAAATTCGCGTTTTGAACCAGATGGTAAGGGAGTTGTTGCTTGCCCAATCAAGTGACTGGGCATTTATAATGACAACCGGAACAAGTGTGGAATACGCAGTTAACAGAACCAAAACGCATATTAAACGATTCTTAAACTTGTACGATATGCTAAAAAGTGGTAATATAGATATCGGGGAGTTACAGAGGCTCGAGTACGTTGATGATATATTCCCCGATGCGGATTACAAAATGTATTTAAAGATATAA
- a CDS encoding DDE-type integrase/transposase/recombinase yields MQNSVVSCPKCGSTNIYKNGHDKYGNQQYFCKDCKRTFRLVHSKKHKLFSFPYPKCPVCGKTMQIHKIKKAFVKFRCRSCHTRDEIPTNLPQFVPLPFDSFKFFRFPIFIVLKAFVLYFKAVSLRSIRDSLNIKVSHVAIYKWILKLSCFFSILVPVDAFKVHGDETVVLFKSKKYYVWFLVEHDSNLIVAWHVSKYRDMGQVKILLEKFFGNNERTIELITDGLGAYGAVKILYKNINHIVVRLGQNNQCESKFSLFQDFVRAKRGFKNIDNLPMYVNSFCVVRNLLKLNGNDIARVMSVLLSSITTS; encoded by the coding sequence ATGCAAAATTCTGTAGTCTCTTGCCCCAAATGCGGCTCTACCAACATCTACAAAAACGGTCATGATAAGTACGGTAACCAACAATACTTTTGCAAAGACTGTAAGCGCACTTTCAGACTTGTTCATTCAAAAAAACACAAGCTCTTCTCTTTCCCTTATCCTAAATGCCCTGTCTGTGGAAAAACTATGCAAATCCACAAAATCAAAAAAGCCTTCGTTAAGTTCCGTTGCCGTTCTTGCCATACCAGAGACGAAATCCCAACTAACTTACCTCAATTTGTCCCTCTTCCTTTCGACTCTTTCAAGTTCTTCCGTTTCCCTATCTTTATTGTCCTTAAAGCCTTCGTCCTTTATTTCAAAGCTGTGTCCTTGCGTTCCATCAGAGACTCACTTAATATCAAAGTCTCTCATGTCGCTATCTACAAGTGGATCCTTAAGTTGTCTTGTTTCTTTTCCATCCTCGTTCCTGTAGATGCTTTCAAAGTCCATGGTGATGAAACTGTCGTTTTGTTTAAATCCAAAAAGTACTACGTTTGGTTCTTAGTTGAGCACGATTCGAATCTTATTGTTGCTTGGCATGTATCCAAATATCGCGATATGGGTCAAGTGAAGATATTGTTAGAGAAGTTCTTTGGTAACAACGAAAGAACAATCGAACTAATTACAGATGGACTTGGTGCATATGGTGCAGTGAAGATACTATACAAGAATATCAATCATATTGTTGTGAGACTTGGGCAAAACAATCAATGTGAATCGAAGTTTTCGTTATTCCAAGACTTTGTACGAGCCAAGCGTGGATTTAAGAATATTGACAATCTTCCAATGTACGTAAACAGTTTTTGTGTAGTGAGAAATCTCTTGAAACTGAATGGCAATGATATTGCGCGTGTTATGAGTGTTCTATTGTCTTCCATCACTACAAGTTAA
- a CDS encoding DUF4912 domain-containing protein codes for MINIVKHLEEWLSQERTIQELKAKAKELGLAVKKQMTKNDVRKLIERYVERVKTVQPEEPSQSRPSSSTSSSGQPSLTSQPVREDISIPENYNKDKLVAMPVNPFWIHVYWDLSPANREFLRSHEVRKVVLRVYDVTFIEFDGTNAHRTFEVNIDVSSLKNYYMNVPMPGAHYLAELGYYDSNGNYKHLLRSNLCRVPVNSPSQSTRERWLDLRKRRRIVMPSEGMLTPIVERIGGSIQGLEHLFRISSAGSISVIRLSGKGM; via the coding sequence ATGATAAACATAGTAAAGCACTTGGAAGAATGGTTAAGTCAGGAGCGTACGATCCAAGAACTGAAAGCGAAGGCAAAAGAACTCGGTTTGGCAGTTAAAAAGCAGATGACAAAGAACGATGTGCGAAAACTGATTGAAAGGTATGTCGAGAGAGTTAAAACGGTGCAACCAGAAGAACCAAGTCAATCAAGACCTTCCTCTTCTACGTCCTCATCGGGTCAGCCTTCGTTGACTTCCCAGCCAGTTCGAGAAGATATCAGCATTCCTGAAAATTATAACAAGGACAAACTTGTTGCAATGCCAGTTAATCCGTTCTGGATTCACGTTTACTGGGACCTCAGTCCCGCTAATAGAGAATTCCTTAGGTCACACGAAGTGAGAAAAGTAGTGTTGAGAGTTTACGATGTTACATTCATAGAATTTGATGGGACAAATGCGCACAGAACATTCGAGGTAAACATAGATGTTTCTTCCTTGAAAAATTATTACATGAATGTTCCAATGCCCGGAGCACACTATTTAGCTGAACTTGGGTACTACGATTCAAATGGTAATTACAAACATCTGCTCAGATCGAATCTGTGTAGGGTTCCTGTGAACTCGCCAAGTCAATCGACAAGAGAAAGGTGGCTAGACCTTAGGAAGAGAAGAAGGATAGTGATGCCATCTGAAGGTATGCTAACACCTATTGTTGAAAGAATCGGGGGCTCTATCCAAGGTCTGGAGCATCTTTTTCGGATTTCGAGTGCCGGAAGCATCAGCGTTATACGACTTAGTGGGAAGGGGATGTAA
- a CDS encoding 4Fe-4S binding protein has product MPELKGWKEIPIGGLIVEPGNAKAYKTGTWRVMRPVYQAENCIHCMQCWLYCPDQAIVVEIVDGKPKMRGYNYYYCKGCGLCANVCPKSIDPKTKQPAPEDKRAIVMKPETDFAEE; this is encoded by the coding sequence GTGCCTGAACTCAAAGGATGGAAGGAAATACCAATCGGTGGTTTGATAGTTGAACCAGGAAACGCGAAAGCCTACAAAACAGGGACATGGAGGGTAATGAGACCTGTTTATCAAGCAGAAAACTGTATACACTGTATGCAGTGCTGGTTGTATTGTCCAGATCAAGCAATAGTTGTTGAGATTGTTGACGGGAAACCGAAGATGAGAGGTTACAACTACTACTACTGTAAAGGTTGCGGCCTTTGTGCAAATGTCTGTCCAAAGAGCATAGATCCGAAAACGAAACAGCCAGCTCCAGAAGACAAGAGAGCTATAGTAATGAAGCCAGAAACAGACTTTGCGGAAGAGTAA
- a CDS encoding glycine--tRNA ligase subunit alpha has protein sequence MYLQDVIKTLDEFWASQGCFIEQPYDMEMGAGTFHTSTFFGVLRKRPWNVAFVQPSRRPTDGRYGENPNRMQRFYQYQVILKPHPERSQELYLESLTALGIDPREHDIRFVEDNWESPTLGAWGIGWEVWLDGMEITQFTYFQQVGGISLPEIPLEITYGIERIAMYLQGVDNVYDVMWNKDVRYGELFKENERQFSIYNFEEANTDALFTLYDIYRKEFDRLIEKGLIFPAYEQLLKCSHTFNLLDARNAISVAQRQTFIRDIRSMASQCAKLFIEAEGGKNE, from the coding sequence GTGTACTTACAGGACGTGATAAAGACGCTTGATGAATTCTGGGCAAGCCAAGGTTGTTTTATTGAACAACCTTACGATATGGAAATGGGTGCAGGAACGTTCCACACCTCAACGTTCTTCGGGGTTTTGAGAAAAAGACCGTGGAATGTTGCATTTGTTCAACCGAGCAGAAGACCCACCGATGGAAGGTACGGTGAGAATCCAAATAGAATGCAGAGATTCTATCAATATCAGGTGATTTTGAAACCACATCCAGAAAGGTCTCAAGAACTTTATTTGGAGTCTCTGACAGCACTTGGAATAGATCCAAGAGAGCACGATATACGCTTTGTGGAAGACAACTGGGAATCCCCAACACTCGGAGCGTGGGGCATTGGTTGGGAAGTATGGCTCGATGGAATGGAGATTACGCAGTTCACGTACTTCCAACAAGTAGGTGGGATCTCACTGCCCGAGATCCCTCTGGAAATTACGTACGGAATTGAGAGGATAGCCATGTACCTGCAGGGCGTTGATAACGTTTACGACGTCATGTGGAACAAGGATGTCAGATACGGTGAACTTTTTAAAGAAAACGAGAGGCAATTTTCTATCTACAACTTCGAGGAAGCAAACACGGATGCGCTTTTTACTCTTTACGACATATACCGGAAAGAATTTGACCGTTTGATAGAAAAAGGTTTGATCTTCCCAGCTTACGAGCAGCTGCTGAAATGTTCGCATACGTTCAACTTGCTCGATGCAAGAAATGCGATAAGCGTTGCCCAAAGGCAGACGTTTATACGAGATATAAGGTCTATGGCAAGCCAGTGTGCAAAGTTATTCATCGAAGCGGAGGGTGGTAAAAATGAGTGA
- a CDS encoding basic amino acid ABC transporter substrate-binding protein, with amino-acid sequence MKKVLGLLLVSILVLSISLSFAQSLTEIKKRGKLIVGTEPTFPPFEFVDEKNQIVGFDIDIANELAKRLGVKLEIVSLPFDSLIPALLQGKIDLAIAGMTITEERAKVVDFSKPYFEANQAIVVRKDGKFEPKKLEELVGKKVAVQLGTTGDLVVSEINGIQVVRFQKFTDAFLELQNARVDAVVLDEAPAKAYVKKFPKFVISSVIDTGETYGIAVRKGNKELLNFVNQTLDILKSSGTYNKLLQKWFE; translated from the coding sequence ATGAAAAAAGTTCTTGGGCTTTTGCTTGTCAGTATTTTAGTACTTTCGATTTCCCTGAGCTTTGCTCAGAGTCTAACGGAGATTAAGAAAAGAGGAAAATTGATCGTAGGTACTGAGCCAACATTCCCACCATTCGAATTCGTTGACGAGAAAAACCAAATTGTTGGGTTTGATATCGACATTGCTAACGAACTTGCAAAAAGGCTCGGAGTAAAGCTTGAAATCGTAAGTCTACCATTTGATAGTCTGATACCAGCCCTTTTGCAGGGTAAGATCGATTTGGCTATTGCAGGTATGACTATCACTGAAGAAAGGGCAAAAGTCGTTGATTTTTCGAAACCATATTTCGAAGCGAACCAGGCTATTGTAGTGAGGAAAGACGGAAAATTCGAGCCAAAGAAACTAGAGGAACTTGTCGGAAAGAAAGTAGCTGTCCAATTAGGAACAACTGGAGACCTCGTTGTTAGCGAGATCAATGGCATACAAGTAGTGAGATTCCAGAAATTCACCGATGCCTTCTTAGAATTGCAAAATGCACGCGTTGATGCGGTTGTGCTCGATGAAGCTCCGGCAAAGGCATATGTAAAGAAGTTTCCAAAGTTCGTAATAAGCTCTGTGATTGACACTGGTGAGACGTACGGAATTGCTGTCAGAAAGGGAAACAAAGAGTTGCTTAATTTTGTAAACCAGACACTCGATATTCTGAAATCCAGCGGAACATACAACAAATTACTTCAAAAATGGTTTGAATAA
- a CDS encoding amino acid ABC transporter permease, with translation MEALVELLRSFPFLLVGAWETLKLTAFSVGIGLILGTFIGMGRLSKVKLINYPCTAYVEFLRGTPLLVQISIIYFGLPQLGIQLAPYPAAITALGLNSGAYIAEIVRAGIQSIPRGQYEAARSLGLTHWQAMRYIILPQAFRNILPALGNEFITLTKDSSLASVIGVSELMRSGQFIISRTFQTFSIYFGIAFIYFIMTFVISRIVRYIERRMATA, from the coding sequence GTGGAAGCGTTGGTTGAACTACTGAGAAGTTTTCCGTTCCTTTTGGTTGGTGCATGGGAAACTCTTAAGCTCACTGCTTTTTCCGTTGGAATTGGTTTAATACTCGGGACGTTCATCGGTATGGGCAGACTATCGAAGGTCAAACTAATAAACTATCCTTGTACTGCATACGTGGAGTTCCTTCGGGGTACACCACTCTTAGTTCAGATTTCTATCATCTACTTTGGTTTACCGCAACTTGGTATTCAGCTTGCTCCATACCCTGCAGCGATTACAGCGCTTGGTTTGAACAGTGGTGCATATATTGCGGAGATAGTTCGCGCCGGAATTCAATCAATCCCACGTGGTCAGTACGAAGCTGCACGATCGCTTGGTTTGACTCACTGGCAGGCGATGAGATATATCATACTTCCACAGGCTTTTAGAAACATCTTACCGGCACTTGGCAATGAATTTATAACCCTCACAAAAGATAGCTCTTTAGCGTCCGTTATAGGTGTTTCGGAGTTAATGAGAAGCGGACAGTTCATAATATCTCGAACATTTCAAACGTTCTCCATTTACTTCGGGATAGCTTTTATATACTTCATAATGACATTTGTTATTTCTCGTATTGTCAGGTACATTGAAAGGAGGATGGCTACAGCATGA
- the porA gene encoding pyruvate synthase subunit PorA, with the protein MPLKQAITGAEAIAYAMKQINPDVVAAYPITPQTPVVEYFAKYVADGVVDTEMIPVESEHSAMSAVVGAAAAGARAFTATASVGLALMHEVVFIAASLRLPIVMAVANRALSGPINIHCDHSDAMAERDSGWIQLWAENAQEAYDFTVMAYRIAEHPDVRLPVMVNFDGFIISHGVEVVETLDDEVVKNFVGKPIKMYPLLDTSKPVTYGPLDLYDYYFEHKRQQIEAMKHVPKVFKEVAEEFAKISGRKYDLFDEYMVDDAEYIMVALGSTAGTIKHTINELRAEGKKVGLVKPWVFRPFVKAELQRILNARKGVIVLDRAASFGAEAPLYEAVKSALYEVALRPQMGSYVYGLGGRDITPEHIRQAFEDAFKGNLIADEERYLGLRE; encoded by the coding sequence ATGCCTTTAAAACAAGCAATTACGGGTGCGGAAGCGATAGCTTACGCGATGAAACAGATAAATCCAGATGTCGTTGCGGCATATCCGATCACACCGCAAACACCTGTTGTTGAATATTTTGCAAAATACGTAGCCGATGGTGTTGTCGATACGGAAATGATTCCTGTTGAAAGCGAACACTCTGCAATGAGTGCTGTTGTTGGTGCAGCTGCTGCAGGTGCAAGAGCGTTTACAGCAACCGCTTCCGTTGGTCTTGCGCTTATGCACGAAGTGGTCTTTATCGCAGCATCCTTGAGGCTGCCGATAGTAATGGCAGTTGCCAACAGGGCACTCTCAGGTCCTATCAACATCCACTGTGACCACAGCGATGCAATGGCTGAAAGAGATAGCGGTTGGATTCAACTGTGGGCGGAGAACGCTCAGGAAGCCTACGACTTTACCGTTATGGCATACAGAATTGCGGAGCATCCAGATGTAAGGCTGCCGGTAATGGTCAATTTCGACGGATTCATTATCTCACATGGTGTTGAAGTAGTTGAAACACTCGATGATGAAGTTGTAAAGAACTTTGTCGGAAAGCCAATAAAGATGTACCCATTACTCGATACATCTAAACCCGTAACTTACGGTCCCCTTGACCTTTACGATTACTACTTTGAACACAAAAGACAGCAAATCGAAGCGATGAAGCATGTTCCGAAGGTATTCAAAGAAGTAGCAGAAGAGTTTGCGAAGATTTCAGGGAGAAAGTACGACTTGTTCGATGAATACATGGTTGACGATGCAGAATACATAATGGTTGCACTTGGCTCTACGGCTGGAACGATTAAACATACGATCAACGAACTCAGAGCCGAAGGTAAGAAGGTTGGCTTGGTCAAACCCTGGGTATTCAGACCGTTTGTTAAAGCCGAGCTACAGAGAATACTTAACGCAAGAAAAGGTGTTATCGTACTTGATAGGGCAGCATCATTCGGTGCGGAAGCTCCACTTTATGAGGCAGTCAAATCTGCACTCTATGAGGTAGCACTAAGACCTCAAATGGGTAGTTATGTCTATGGTCTCGGTGGTAGGGATATAACACCAGAACACATTAGACAAGCATTCGAAGATGCCTTCAAAGGCAATCTTATCGCCGATGAAGAAAGATACCTTGGATTGAGAGAATAA
- a CDS encoding 2-oxoacid:acceptor oxidoreductase family protein: MPAKIFEIRWHGRAGQGAKSASQMLAEAALDMGKYVQAFPEYGAERTGAPMKAFNRISDEPILLHSSVEKPHLVVVIDDTLLGNPDILAGTTPETILIVNTVRSTEWVRAKTGFQGKICVVKATDIALEELGRGTPNTVMLGAIARVTGVIDLKYVEDKIRDMFLKKFGEEVVNKNIRALHRGYEEVTCSA, encoded by the coding sequence GTGCCAGCAAAGATATTTGAAATCAGATGGCATGGACGAGCTGGTCAAGGTGCAAAAAGTGCATCGCAGATGCTTGCAGAAGCCGCACTTGACATGGGAAAATATGTACAGGCATTTCCTGAATACGGTGCGGAACGAACAGGAGCTCCTATGAAAGCTTTCAACAGAATCTCTGACGAACCTATTCTACTTCACTCCTCCGTTGAGAAACCTCACCTTGTTGTTGTTATCGATGACACACTTTTGGGCAATCCTGATATATTGGCAGGGACAACCCCTGAAACGATACTTATCGTTAACACTGTAAGAAGTACGGAGTGGGTGAGAGCAAAAACGGGATTCCAAGGTAAGATCTGCGTCGTTAAAGCGACAGATATCGCTCTTGAAGAACTCGGCAGAGGAACACCAAACACTGTCATGCTTGGCGCTATTGCAAGAGTAACGGGTGTCATAGATCTCAAATACGTAGAGGACAAGATTAGGGACATGTTCCTTAAAAAGTTCGGTGAAGAAGTTGTCAATAAGAACATAAGGGCGCTTCACAGAGGATACGAGGAGGTGACCTGCAGTGCCTGA
- a CDS encoding amino acid ABC transporter ATP-binding protein, producing MIKIENLVKRFGKLEVLRGINLQVKKGETIVIIGPSGGGKSTLLRCINKLEEYQGGQIYLDGVDINEYDVNQLRARIGMVFQQFNLFPHMNVLDNLILAPTKVKNMPRDEAVKKAKVLLSRVGLLDKIEAYPEQLSGGQKQRVAIARALMMDPEIMLFDEPTSALDPELVGEVLDVMKNLARSGMTMLVVTHEMGFARDVADRIIFISEGVVEEEGPPDEILKNPKKQRTREFLRRILE from the coding sequence ATTATTAAAATAGAGAATTTGGTAAAACGTTTTGGAAAGCTGGAAGTTCTGAGAGGTATTAATCTTCAAGTCAAGAAGGGTGAAACTATCGTAATCATCGGACCTAGTGGCGGAGGGAAAAGCACCCTTTTGAGGTGTATAAATAAACTTGAAGAATATCAGGGCGGACAAATATACTTGGACGGTGTAGATATTAATGAATACGATGTAAATCAGCTCAGAGCAAGGATAGGTATGGTTTTTCAACAGTTCAACTTGTTTCCGCACATGAATGTGCTCGATAACCTCATCCTTGCACCAACTAAGGTTAAGAATATGCCGAGAGATGAAGCAGTAAAGAAAGCAAAGGTACTGTTAAGTAGAGTAGGACTCCTTGATAAAATAGAGGCTTACCCGGAACAACTTTCAGGTGGTCAAAAGCAAAGAGTTGCAATTGCGAGAGCTCTGATGATGGATCCCGAAATTATGCTCTTTGACGAACCTACATCTGCACTCGACCCTGAGCTTGTAGGTGAGGTTCTAGACGTTATGAAAAATCTTGCTCGCAGTGGGATGACCATGCTTGTTGTTACGCATGAGATGGGATTTGCAAGGGACGTCGCCGACCGCATTATCTTTATTTCAGAAGGTGTTGTCGAGGAGGAAGGTCCTCCTGATGAGATTTTGAAAAATCCGAAAAAGCAACGAACAAGGGAATTTCTAAGAAGAATACTGGAATAG
- the glyS gene encoding glycine--tRNA ligase subunit beta has product MSEFLFELGVEELPTTEVPGIIQQLSEKIPEVLNNEGVKFETFKIFVAPRRFGFVLGGLSESTPDKVVEKKGPAVNVAYDKDGQPTKALLGFLKSNESTLDDVKIIENYVYITKVQKGAKTEDVLKRIVPQIIQGMRFRKPMKWGDGKYEFVRIPHHVLAIYNANVVDMEIFGLKASNKTVGHRFVVDEYFEVGSYEDYVEKLTKYYVIPYIEERREFIVKQLEEFEKQGYEIDKDRSLIEEVAILTEYPKMIQGEFLEKYLELPEELIRTTIKHHQRSFTVKKHGKMTNLFLAFIDMPEDVKGNARKGYERVINARLEDARYYYEKDVKVPLESFNEKLKEMVFQKELGTLYDKVLRIEKIAKVIIDILSLHKRSDTILRTAKLSKADIGSHVVYEFPELQGIMGRIYALKDGEPKDVAWGIEEHCSSDPGTIEGAVVGIADRIDTIVGNFVIGNIPSGSKDPYGLRSKVDDIYAIIEKFSWDLDLKPVIAAACEELNREIPQGLYEFFENRFELYNSRLRYDIARAVRELWNRPLRGILSAQAIMELVGTEEFEHLLVGFERVHNISKKHDSTYFDSAKFVQEEERELFEKYIEVKPVVLDNIKHLNYKDALAKITELRPFIDKFFDKVFVMVEQEDIRLNRLGLLKTIDTLFSEFGDLSLIEKVNREKDS; this is encoded by the coding sequence ATGAGTGAATTCCTCTTTGAATTAGGAGTTGAAGAACTTCCAACTACGGAAGTTCCGGGCATAATTCAGCAACTTTCCGAAAAAATACCTGAGGTGCTAAATAATGAAGGGGTTAAATTTGAAACGTTTAAAATTTTCGTGGCTCCAAGAAGGTTTGGATTTGTCTTGGGCGGACTTTCTGAATCTACGCCAGACAAGGTTGTTGAGAAAAAAGGTCCAGCTGTAAATGTAGCGTACGACAAAGATGGTCAGCCTACGAAGGCGCTGCTTGGGTTTTTGAAATCGAACGAATCAACACTTGACGATGTCAAAATTATAGAGAACTATGTATATATCACCAAAGTACAAAAGGGTGCGAAGACTGAGGATGTTCTAAAAAGGATTGTACCACAGATAATTCAAGGTATGAGGTTTAGGAAACCGATGAAGTGGGGAGACGGGAAATACGAATTCGTAAGAATTCCGCACCACGTCTTGGCTATATACAATGCGAATGTTGTCGACATGGAGATTTTTGGTTTGAAAGCATCTAACAAAACAGTTGGTCACCGCTTTGTTGTGGATGAATACTTCGAGGTTGGATCTTACGAAGATTACGTCGAAAAGCTAACAAAGTACTACGTTATCCCATACATAGAAGAAAGAAGGGAATTCATCGTAAAACAGCTCGAAGAATTTGAAAAACAAGGATATGAAATCGACAAGGATAGGTCTCTGATAGAAGAAGTGGCAATACTGACGGAATATCCAAAGATGATACAAGGTGAGTTCTTGGAAAAGTATTTAGAGCTTCCTGAAGAATTGATTAGGACAACTATAAAACATCATCAAAGGTCTTTCACGGTTAAAAAGCACGGAAAAATGACAAATTTATTCTTGGCTTTCATCGATATGCCAGAAGATGTGAAGGGTAATGCAAGGAAAGGCTATGAAAGGGTCATCAACGCGCGGTTAGAAGATGCCAGGTACTATTACGAAAAAGATGTAAAGGTTCCGCTTGAAAGTTTCAACGAGAAACTTAAAGAGATGGTCTTTCAGAAAGAGCTTGGGACGTTATATGACAAGGTATTGCGGATAGAGAAGATAGCCAAGGTGATAATTGACATTTTGAGTTTGCACAAGAGAAGTGATACAATATTAAGGACAGCGAAACTTAGCAAGGCTGATATTGGTTCGCACGTTGTTTACGAATTCCCAGAACTGCAAGGTATTATGGGCAGGATCTACGCACTTAAAGATGGAGAACCAAAAGACGTTGCCTGGGGTATAGAAGAACACTGTTCAAGCGATCCAGGAACAATCGAGGGTGCGGTTGTAGGTATTGCTGATAGGATTGATACAATTGTTGGAAATTTTGTTATTGGGAACATTCCAAGTGGTTCAAAGGACCCATACGGATTAAGAAGCAAGGTTGATGATATCTATGCGATTATTGAAAAGTTCTCTTGGGACTTAGACCTGAAACCAGTCATAGCTGCAGCGTGTGAGGAACTAAACAGGGAGATACCACAAGGACTTTATGAATTCTTTGAAAACAGGTTTGAGCTTTACAACTCACGTTTGAGATACGATATAGCTCGTGCAGTTAGAGAACTTTGGAACAGACCACTGAGAGGAATTTTATCAGCGCAGGCGATCATGGAATTAGTCGGAACCGAAGAATTTGAACACCTGTTGGTTGGTTTTGAAAGGGTTCATAACATAAGCAAGAAACATGATTCTACATATTTTGATTCTGCAAAATTCGTTCAAGAGGAAGAAAGGGAACTTTTCGAAAAGTACATCGAAGTAAAACCGGTCGTACTTGATAACATCAAGCACCTTAATTATAAGGATGCATTGGCGAAGATAACAGAACTTAGACCGTTTATAGATAAATTCTTTGACAAAGTATTCGTAATGGTGGAACAAGAGGATATAAGGCTTAACAGATTAGGGTTACTAAAAACAATAGATACACTTTTTTCCGAATTCGGAGACCTAAGCCTGATAGAAAAGGTCAACCGTGAGAAAGACTCTTAA